A window of the Roseburia sp. 831b genome harbors these coding sequences:
- a CDS encoding protease complex subunit PrcB family protein yields the protein MEKRRKQLPDIFPPGIYELCVLGLVIVVVTISCLLGGCSIEQTDGTKISDLSYTILKEEEIPQELLAQIEEKKASDFKMTYETDDSLYIVRGYGEQETGGYSISVKELYLTRNAIFFDSDLIGPRKGEKTAQNPSFPYLVIKTELREENVVFE from the coding sequence CGCCGGGAATTTACGAACTGTGTGTGCTAGGACTTGTAATTGTGGTTGTGACAATTAGCTGTCTGCTTGGCGGATGCAGCATTGAACAGACGGATGGAACAAAAATCAGTGACCTTTCCTATACCATTTTAAAGGAAGAAGAAATACCGCAGGAACTGCTTGCACAGATTGAAGAAAAGAAAGCTTCTGATTTTAAAATGACATATGAGACGGACGATTCGTTATACATAGTAAGAGGATACGGTGAGCAGGAGACGGGTGGATACAGTATCAGTGTGAAAGAATTATATCTGACAAGAAATGCCATTTTTTTTGATTCGGATCTGATTGGGCCGAGAAAAGGGGAAAAAACAGCACAGAATCCAAGTTTCCCGTATCTTGTCATAAAGACAGAATTGAGAGAAGAAAATGTCGTTTTTGAGTAA
- a CDS encoding IS1182 family transposase, with amino-acid sequence MKINNIIYSNPKQAVLPILIQDYLDICDPVLTFDRFMGEIELEKYLKNIPQHHTGRLRYDPVSMLKTVLFGFMENGYISLRELEDQCKVNLRFMYLMDHQTPSYRTFGYFINEVIADSIEDIFQDINKKIFETEHVDLQHLYIDGSKFEANANKYSWVWKKSTEKSRYRLFDKITTLFQEINEELSCTGIKFCINSEYAPEYLKEAAEQYAKAWQMDKTMFVHGRGHRKTTQQRHYEKLSEYAAKLEEYVEKIRICGEDRNSYSKTDHSATFMRIKTDYMGNDQLLPAYNVQVGVADEYIAVVDVNQYRSDMDCFVPLMNKFYTTYGFYPKYPVADAGYGSYNNYIFCEQHGMEKYMKFPMFKKETTDKKYQEDPFRAVNFPIGKDGIMRCPNGKKFYLQYRKNVKGNKYGRQEEIYQCEDCSGCPYAEHCKKTDKNRTVRINRELTAMHQEVIGNLESIQGALLRMNRSIQAEGTFGIIKNDRWYKRIVRRGIKSVLLEVFLVSIGHNLYKYHNKHEKNVTAA; translated from the coding sequence ATGAAAATTAATAACATAATCTATTCTAACCCAAAACAGGCAGTTTTGCCAATACTAATTCAAGATTATCTGGACATTTGTGATCCGGTGCTGACATTTGACAGATTTATGGGAGAAATCGAACTGGAGAAATATCTGAAAAATATTCCGCAACATCATACAGGAAGACTCAGATATGACCCGGTCAGCATGCTGAAGACAGTTTTGTTCGGATTTATGGAGAACGGCTATATATCATTGCGTGAGCTGGAGGATCAGTGCAAAGTCAATCTCCGCTTCATGTATCTCATGGATCATCAAACACCTTCTTACCGCACCTTCGGCTACTTCATTAACGAAGTAATTGCTGATTCCATTGAAGATATATTTCAGGACATAAACAAAAAAATCTTCGAGACAGAACATGTGGACCTCCAACATCTATATATCGATGGCTCCAAATTTGAAGCAAATGCGAATAAATACTCCTGGGTATGGAAAAAATCAACAGAAAAATCCAGATACCGCCTCTTTGATAAAATCACAACACTCTTTCAGGAAATCAATGAGGAACTGTCATGTACCGGTATAAAGTTTTGTATCAATAGTGAATATGCACCAGAGTATCTGAAAGAAGCCGCAGAACAGTATGCAAAAGCCTGGCAGATGGATAAAACGATGTTTGTTCATGGCAGGGGACATCGAAAAACCACGCAGCAGCGCCATTATGAGAAACTCAGTGAGTATGCTGCCAAGCTGGAAGAATACGTGGAAAAAATCAGGATCTGTGGAGAAGACCGCAACAGCTACTCAAAAACAGATCATTCGGCTACTTTTATGCGAATCAAGACAGACTACATGGGAAATGACCAGCTGCTTCCGGCTTATAATGTACAGGTCGGTGTTGCAGATGAGTACATTGCTGTTGTTGATGTAAATCAGTACCGCTCAGATATGGATTGTTTTGTTCCGCTGATGAACAAATTTTATACTACATATGGCTTCTATCCGAAGTATCCAGTAGCGGATGCCGGATATGGTTCTTACAACAATTACATCTTTTGTGAGCAGCATGGAATGGAAAAATATATGAAGTTTCCCATGTTCAAGAAAGAGACTACTGACAAAAAGTATCAAGAAGATCCATTTCGTGCAGTAAATTTCCCAATCGGGAAAGACGGAATCATGCGTTGCCCAAATGGGAAAAAATTTTATCTTCAGTACCGTAAAAACGTAAAGGGAAACAAGTATGGACGCCAGGAAGAAATATACCAGTGTGAAGACTGTTCTGGATGTCCATACGCTGAACACTGTAAAAAGACAGATAAAAACCGCACCGTTCGGATTAACCGTGAACTTACAGCGATGCATCAGGAAGTGATTGGAAATCTCGAAAGTATCCAGGGAGCACTTCTGAGGATGAACAGATCCATCCAGGCAGAGGGCACATTTGGTATCATAAAAAACGACCGTTGGTACAAAAGAATTGTCCGAAGAGGAATAAAATCTGTCCTGCTTGAAGTATTTCTTGTTTCTATTGGACACAATCTTTATAAATATCACAATAAACATGAAAAAAATGTAACAGCCGCATAG
- a CDS encoding C40 family peptidase encodes MKRLKSLHKKQMQKRLLAAVIVAAVGIVDFSTVSATSLKDAQDKKNEAQSNLDDINNTIGDLKSEQSQLENEKSQYDSQLMSLLTDMDVLEQDIANKQDEIDHANADLETAQQQEQTQYDSMKVRIQYMYEQGNDSVWTAIIGAKSITDLLNRVEYVSEVYDYDRKQLTAYQETVQQVADLTEQLKNEMDEMEELQLSYEEQKTQLDNVIADLGAQISDFDTQLANAKTLASQYAKTIKEQNDIIAKEEQKKKDREAAAAAAAATSAKSNTTASTTTAATGGTDNTSNTGSGNTDAGLTDTGLNPSFSSGVSGSEVVSYACQFVGNPYVFGGTSLTEGADCSGFIQSVYAHFGISLPRTSGELRSAGKEVSYANAQAGDIICYAGHVAIYMGNGQIVHASSPTTGIKYGTATYRTILSVRRVL; translated from the coding sequence ATGAAACGGTTAAAGTCATTACATAAAAAACAAATGCAAAAAAGATTGCTTGCAGCCGTAATTGTAGCAGCAGTTGGCATTGTTGATTTTTCAACGGTGTCTGCAACCAGTTTAAAGGATGCACAGGATAAGAAGAATGAGGCACAGAGCAATCTGGATGATATTAATAACACAATTGGAGATTTAAAGAGCGAACAGAGCCAGCTGGAAAATGAGAAATCGCAGTACGATTCCCAGCTGATGAGTCTGCTTACGGATATGGATGTCCTAGAGCAGGATATCGCAAATAAGCAGGATGAGATTGATCACGCGAATGCAGATTTAGAGACTGCCCAACAGCAGGAGCAGACGCAGTATGATTCGATGAAGGTCCGTATCCAATACATGTATGAACAAGGCAATGATTCTGTCTGGACAGCCATTATCGGGGCAAAAAGCATCACGGATTTACTGAACCGTGTGGAGTATGTTTCGGAAGTTTACGACTATGACAGAAAGCAGCTGACGGCTTACCAGGAGACCGTGCAGCAGGTAGCAGATTTAACGGAACAGCTGAAAAATGAGATGGATGAGATGGAGGAACTCCAGCTTAGCTATGAGGAACAAAAGACCCAGCTTGACAACGTGATTGCAGATTTAGGTGCGCAGATTAGTGATTTTGATACCCAGCTTGCCAATGCAAAGACGCTTGCGAGCCAGTATGCCAAGACCATCAAAGAGCAGAATGATATCATTGCAAAAGAGGAACAAAAGAAGAAAGACCGTGAAGCAGCTGCAGCCGCCGCAGCGGCAACATCCGCAAAAAGCAATACAACAGCATCTACCACAACCGCTGCTACCGGAGGAACCGATAATACGAGCAATACAGGAAGTGGAAATACGGATGCAGGACTTACGGATACCGGCCTTAATCCATCTTTTTCTTCCGGCGTGAGTGGAAGTGAGGTAGTGTCTTATGCCTGCCAGTTCGTAGGAAACCCTTATGTATTTGGTGGGACGAGCCTGACGGAGGGGGCAGACTGCTCCGGCTTTATCCAGTCAGTCTATGCGCACTTTGGCATTTCCCTTCCAAGAACATCCGGCGAGCTTAGAAGTGCAGGAAAAGAAGTAAGCTATGCGAATGCACAGGCAGGCGATATTATCTGTTATGCCGGACATGTTGCAATCTATATGGGAAATGGACAGATTGTACATGCGTCATCCCCGACAACGGGCATCAAATATGGTACCGCAACGTACCGTACGATTTTAAGTGTACGACGCGTGCTCTGA
- a CDS encoding Veg family protein codes for MQQADIEKVRASVHQQCGSKVLIQLDRGRNKVDIQEGVIQNAYPSVFTILVNDEREENPPQLLSFSYSDIITRDIRMKLC; via the coding sequence ATGCAACAAGCAGACATCGAAAAAGTACGTGCATCCGTACATCAACAATGTGGTAGCAAAGTGTTAATCCAGCTGGACCGTGGAAGAAATAAGGTCGACATTCAGGAGGGTGTAATCCAGAATGCGTATCCAAGTGTCTTCACAATATTGGTCAATGATGAGAGGGAAGAGAATCCTCCTCAGTTACTATCTTTTAGTTATTCCGATATTATAACAAGAGATATCAGAATGAAATTATGTTAA
- a CDS encoding DUF3794 and LysM peptidoglycan-binding domain-containing protein, with amino-acid sequence MDLKTIQLHKNCQKGIAVNQITVDDDYNVPDYKPDIVKMVKEKGEVRFDEVNVTTGVVWIKGSLVFSALYRSNQENRKMSSLRGELPFQEKISMDGLNETDSVRMKAEIEDLTIGAINSRKLSIRAVVVLKAIVEENREEEMACGIAEDDGYEQQLMKKDLLELVTARRDTLRVRNEIVIPSSKPNVSDILWKSIELRHLEYTGGDGEIKVTGEALVTVFYYGEEDEGRIQWNETSVPISGSIDCPGLSGEEIFQVSLAPLTTDLEVKPDYDGEERILVLELVFDVSLKVWRETQVELLTDLYSLKKEVNLTCEDTTLERLLMKNDAKSKVSEQLQLEENQEKILQICACEGTVLLEEQKLVPNGVEVDGILSVDVLYMTTEDDMPLGVMKGVFPFHQLIEAQGLTPQSRAEVDSGIEQLSAVLLDQSKAEIKVVINLNLMAFEEEKQKKIKDVEVTDWNLEELQDAPGIVGYLARPGDTLWKIAKENHTTVDEIVATNQLKDKKIAAGDQLLVVKKVL; translated from the coding sequence GTGGATTTAAAGACCATACAATTACATAAGAACTGTCAAAAAGGAATTGCCGTAAATCAGATTACGGTGGATGATGATTATAATGTACCGGATTACAAGCCGGATATTGTAAAGATGGTAAAGGAAAAAGGAGAGGTAAGGTTTGATGAGGTAAACGTAACTACGGGCGTAGTTTGGATAAAAGGAAGCCTTGTTTTTTCTGCCTTATACCGGAGTAATCAGGAAAACCGTAAGATGAGTTCGCTTCGTGGGGAACTTCCTTTTCAGGAAAAAATCAGCATGGACGGTTTGAATGAGACAGACAGTGTCCGTATGAAAGCAGAGATTGAGGATTTGACGATTGGTGCCATCAATTCTAGAAAATTAAGCATCCGGGCAGTTGTGGTATTAAAAGCGATTGTGGAGGAGAACCGGGAAGAGGAGATGGCATGCGGAATCGCCGAGGACGATGGATACGAGCAGCAGCTGATGAAAAAAGACCTGCTTGAGCTTGTGACAGCGAGAAGAGATACCCTGCGGGTGCGAAACGAGATTGTGATTCCCTCAAGCAAACCAAATGTCTCTGATATTTTGTGGAAAAGCATAGAACTGCGTCACCTCGAATATACAGGCGGCGATGGGGAGATAAAAGTGACGGGGGAGGCACTGGTCACGGTATTTTATTATGGTGAGGAGGACGAGGGAAGGATTCAGTGGAATGAAACCTCGGTGCCAATTTCCGGCAGTATCGACTGTCCGGGACTCTCCGGTGAGGAAATTTTCCAGGTTTCTCTTGCCCCGCTTACGACGGACCTTGAGGTAAAGCCGGATTATGATGGAGAAGAAAGAATTTTAGTGCTGGAACTGGTGTTTGATGTCAGCTTAAAGGTCTGGCGGGAGACGCAGGTGGAATTGCTGACCGATTTATATTCCTTAAAAAAAGAGGTAAATCTGACTTGCGAGGATACGACATTAGAGCGCCTTTTGATGAAAAATGATGCAAAGAGTAAAGTATCAGAACAGCTTCAGCTAGAGGAAAACCAGGAGAAAATTTTACAAATTTGTGCATGTGAGGGAACGGTGCTTTTAGAGGAGCAGAAACTTGTTCCAAATGGTGTGGAAGTGGATGGAATTTTAAGTGTGGATGTACTTTATATGACAACGGAGGATGATATGCCGCTTGGTGTCATGAAAGGTGTTTTCCCATTCCACCAGCTCATTGAAGCGCAGGGGCTGACGCCACAGTCAAGAGCAGAGGTTGACAGCGGAATCGAACAGCTTTCGGCGGTACTGCTAGATCAGTCGAAGGCAGAGATAAAAGTTGTCATTAATCTGAATCTCATGGCATTTGAGGAAGAAAAACAAAAGAAAATCAAAGACGTTGAAGTGACGGACTGGAATCTGGAGGAACTGCAGGATGCACCTGGAATTGTAGGTTACCTCGCAAGACCGGGAGATACGCTGTGGAAGATTGCAAAGGAAAATCATACCACGGTAGACGAAATTGTTGCGACCAATCAATTAAAAGACAAAAAAATTGCGGCGGGCGACCAATTGTTAGTTGTGAAAAAGGTACTATAA